The stretch of DNA GGAACATCCTCTGGGCGACACACTCGGCAGCCGAGTCATGGGCTGGTTCACGATCAGACTTTGAGTGATCACTGATGCTCGCGCGCTCACAGCACAGCTGGGCTCCCCTCTTCGCAGCGATCCTGACCATCGCGCTCTGGAATGTCGCCTTAGCGGAACAGACTCCGGGGATCTTCCAGGACGCGCGATCCCTTCCAGTCAGCAATGACCTGGAACTGCTCAAGGAAGAGGAAACCGTAAGTATCGCGTCGCGATACGAGCAACCCATTTCACAAGCGCCGTCGAACGTGTACGTCGTCACCGACGAGGACATTCGACAGTCAGGAGCGACCGATCTTCCCACCGTGCTCCGCCGTATCCCTGGGCTGGAAGTCATGCAGATGACCGGAGCCGATTTCAATGTCAGCGCGCGGGGAGACAATCAACCGTTCGCGAACAAGATGCTGATCATGGTCGACGGACGTTCGATCTATCTCGATGTGCAGGGAAACGAGTTTTGGAAATCCCTCCCGGTCACGCTCCCCGAGATTAAGCGGATCGAAGTGCTCAAGGGGCCCGCATCCGCCATGTATGGATTTAATGCCTTCGACGGGGTGATCAACATCATCACCAAGTCACCCGAAGAAATGAAGGGGACCACCCTGCAATTCGGCGGAGGGGAACAAGGAACCATCAGCAGCGCAGCCGTCCAGGCGGGAACCATCGGAAAGTTCGGCTATCGATTGGCGATCGGCCGCGACCAGTCGCAACAATGGCGGGATCGGGACGCCCTGGGATTCCGCTCTCACAAATTCAACGCACAGACGGAATATGCGGTCTCATCCAACGGCAAACTCATTCTTTCCGGAGGAGTGACGGAAACCAACCGCTACGACGGGCAGGTCGGCGAAGTGACCAGCAATTCTACCCGCCCTTCTTTCAGCTATGCCAACGCCATCTACGAAGAGGGTGCCTTTCTGATTCGAGCATGGTGGTCCGGGTATACGGACCATGCCACCATCAATCCACTCCCCCAATTGGCCAACATTCTCAGCGTGACAGATCGAAACGGCGTGTCGACGAATCCGTTTTCCGGCAACACGTACAATGTGGATGTGCAACATGCGTTCACCCTTGGTTCGACGAATCACCTGCTCTATGGCGCGAATTACCGGCACAATTCGCTTTCCAGTCCGACAATCGATCAATTCAGTCGCGAAAACCGGTTAGGCCTGTTTCTTCAGGATGAATGGCGGGCAACTGCGGCCATCACGATCGTTGCAGGCCTTCGCTACGATCTGCATACGCAGATCAACGGCACATGGAGCCCACGCCTAGCCATTCTGTATCAACCGGTCGAAGGACATACCTTCCATCTCTCGGGCTCTGCCGCCTATCGGCCACCGACGCTGTTTGAGTCTCATCAAGACCAGCGAGTCACCACGACCATCCCCACCGGACTCCCGTTTCCTTCGTCGATCTCTTCGACCGTTCCGGTAACCGGCGCGACCGGGCTCGCCCCGGAACAGATCTCCTCCTACGAGGCCGGATACCAAGGCTGGTACTGGAAACATCGCCTCCGCATCCGCGCCGATCTCTTCTATAACCATATCTCCGACCTCATCGGCAGCCGGCCCCTCGCCAACGGCGCCTCCGCATTCGTCAACGATCCGGGGGCAGCCGATATTTACGGAGGCGAAGCCGGCATCGAGTTCCTGGCGAGTCGTTGGCTGAGCGGATTCGCGAACTATGCCTATGAGGAAATCGGGCAGTCGTTCAGCGGCACGGTCAGACGTGGCGCCCCCCGATCAAAAGTCAGCGCCGGAGTCAGAACGGAATGGGAAAACGGACTCAGCGGAGAAATCAGCTACTACTACGTCGGAGCCGCCACCTATCCGATCGCACAGAGCTTTACGCTCCTGGCAAATATTCCCACGACCGGAGTCACGACACCGGGTGATCGTGTCGGCAGCTACAACCTGCTCAACCTGCGTGCTGGGTACCGGTTCTGGCAACAAAAGGCGGCTGCAGGCTATATGCGCGACGCCGAGGTGGCGGTTTCGGTCTTCAACGCACTCAATGATGAGCACAAGGAACACCCGCTGGGAGATCTCATCGGCCGGCGGGTCATGGGTTGGTTAACCCTTCGATTTTAATCACTGGCTCGATGAGATTCAGGAGGATGTGATGGCACCGGCAACACTCACTCATTCCATCCTCGTCGTCGACGACGATCCGGACATTGCACTCGGGTTGCAAGATTTGCTCGATCATGACGGGTACCAGGTGAACGTCGCCATGACCTGTGCGGACGCGCTGGCACAAGCCGGTGCCCATCAGTACAACGCCGTACTGCTGGACCTGGGGTTGCCCGACGGAGACGGCTCCTCGGTCCTGCTCACGTTACACGAACAACAACCGCAGCTTCCCGTCATCATTCTGACCGCGTATACCAGCACCGACCGCACGGTCGGCTCGCTGACCCAGGGAGCTTTCGCGTACCTCACCAAGCCGTACAATCGTGATGAACTCCGTGCTGTCTTGCAACGGGCAGTCGGAGTTCAAGCCCTGGCTGCCAAAGTCGAACATGCCGAGCATGCCCTGCACGAGAGCGAGGCGCGATTTCAATCGCTGGTCGAAGCCGCAACTGACTCCATTGTGCTGGCCGATCACCAAGGGCATATCCTTTCGTGGAATCGCGCCGCCGCACATCTCTTCGGATACACGGACGATGAGGTCCGCGGACAATCTCTCAGCATGTTGATGCCGGCCCGGTATCGCGCCGCCCACGAGCGTGGCCTGGCGCGGGTCAGAGAGACGGGACAAGCCCGTCTCATCGGGCGTCTCGTCGAACTGGAAGGATTACGCAAGGACGGCACGGAGTTTCCGCTCGAGCTTTCGCTGGCCATGTGGAACACGGACGAGGCCATCTTCTACAGCGGTATCATTCGTGACATTACCCAACGCCGTCGGGCGGAAGACATTCTCGATCGCCTCCGCCATCTGCACGAAGTCATCCTCACGCAAGCAGGGGAAGGCATCTACGGTCTGGACGAGGCAGGTAGAACGACGTTCATTAACCCGACGGCCGCCCAATTGCTCGGCTACGAACCCTCCGAACTGATCGATCAACCGATGCATGTGCTGTTGCATCACTCGCACCCTGACGGCCGTCCCTACCCGCTCAACCACTGTCCGATTTACGCAGCCCTTCGTGACGGGCTCGTGCACCGGGTCTCTACCGATGTGTTCTGGCGCAAAGACGGCAGCCCCATGCCGGTGGAATATGTCAGTACCCCGATCGTCGAAAAGGGCCGCATGGCCGGTGCGGTGGTGGTCTTCCGCGATATTTCTGAGCGGAAAGAAGCCGAGCGCGCCGTCGAGGAAAGCCAGGAACGGTTCCGGCAACTCGCGGAACATATTCGAGAGGTGTTCTGGATCACCAATCCGGAGAAATCGCGTGTGATCTACATCAGTCCCGGGTATGAAGAAATCTGGGGGCGCAGCTGCGACAGTCTCTACGCCCATCCGACATCCTGGCTCGATGCACTTCATCCCGAGGATCGCCCACGCATCCAAGAGGCGGCCATGAACCGGCAGACCTTGGATGTGTATGACGAAGAGTATCGCATCCTTCGCCCGGATGGCTCCCTGCGCTGGATCTGGGATCGGGCGTATCCGATCCGGGATGCATCTGGCCAGGCATACCGTATCGTGGGGATCGCGGAAGATATCACCGAGTCCAAACGCGTCGAAGCGGAACTGATCGACAGCGAGCGACGCTATCGAGCGCTGTTCGACGATAATCCCACCATGTATTTCATGGTGGATGCCGACGGAATCGTGCTGTCCGTGAATCGCTTCGGCGCGGACCGTCTCGGGTACGACCCACAGGAGTTGATCGGGTCCTCCGTCGTGGCCGTCTTCCACCCGGCTGATCAGGACGCCGTCCGCCGGAACCTTGCATCCTGTCTCTCAGACATGGGACAGCCCAAGCGCTGGGAACTGCGCAAAGTCCGGAAGGACGGAGACGTGATCTGGGTGCGGGAAACCGCACAGGCCGTGCGCAACGAACACCAGATCCCGGTGGTGCTCATCGTGTGCGAAGACATCAGCGCCATGAAAGAGGCTGAGATGGCCCTTCATGACAGCGAGGAGCTGAAAAATCAGATCCTGCGCAGCAGCGCCGACTGCATCAAGGTTCTGGATCTGGACGGGCGGTTACAATACATGAACGACGCGGGACAGGAACTCCTGCAAATCGAACATGTTGCGGCATACACCGGCAAGCCCTGGTCGGAGTTTTGGGAGGGGGACGACCGCGATGCCGCCATGGCGGCGCTCGAAGCGGCCAGGTCCGGTGATATCGGGAAATTCGTCGGGTTCTGCCCCACCACCAACGGGCAGCCGAAGTGGTGGGATGTACAGGTGACCCCCATGGTTGATACCCAGGGGTATTCCCGGCGTCTCCTGGCTATTTCGCGCGATATTACGGCCTACAAGCAGGCTCAAGAATCGCTGCACGCCAGCGAGGAACGGTTGGAACATGTTATTCGCGGCTCGCACGATGGGTTCTGGGATGGCCACGTACTTCCCGGTCATCCGTGGCACTCGCCGATCACCCCTGTCTGGTGGTCCCCGCGCGTGCGAGAAATGTTGGGGTACACAGAAGAGGAATTTCCCGACATTCTCGACAGCTGGATCTCCCGATTGCATCCCGACGACCGTGAAGGCGTCTTCCAGCGGCTGAATGCCTGCATGGAACAGGGCGTGTCCCACTATGATGTCGAATACCGGCTGCTCAACAAGCAGCAGGAGTACCAATGGTTCCACGCGCGAGCCGAGGTCGTTCAGCGAGATGCGCAAGGACGCGCCATCCGCATGGCCGGCGCATTACAAGACATCACCGACCGCAAACGAACCGAGGCCAGCCTGTTTCTCAGCGAAGAACG from Nitrospira sp. encodes:
- a CDS encoding TonB-dependent receptor; translation: MLARSQHSWAPLFAAILTIALWNVALAEQTPGIFQDARSLPVSNDLELLKEEETVSIASRYEQPISQAPSNVYVVTDEDIRQSGATDLPTVLRRIPGLEVMQMTGADFNVSARGDNQPFANKMLIMVDGRSIYLDVQGNEFWKSLPVTLPEIKRIEVLKGPASAMYGFNAFDGVINIITKSPEEMKGTTLQFGGGEQGTISSAAVQAGTIGKFGYRLAIGRDQSQQWRDRDALGFRSHKFNAQTEYAVSSNGKLILSGGVTETNRYDGQVGEVTSNSTRPSFSYANAIYEEGAFLIRAWWSGYTDHATINPLPQLANILSVTDRNGVSTNPFSGNTYNVDVQHAFTLGSTNHLLYGANYRHNSLSSPTIDQFSRENRLGLFLQDEWRATAAITIVAGLRYDLHTQINGTWSPRLAILYQPVEGHTFHLSGSAAYRPPTLFESHQDQRVTTTIPTGLPFPSSISSTVPVTGATGLAPEQISSYEAGYQGWYWKHRLRIRADLFYNHISDLIGSRPLANGASAFVNDPGAADIYGGEAGIEFLASRWLSGFANYAYEEIGQSFSGTVRRGAPRSKVSAGVRTEWENGLSGEISYYYVGAATYPIAQSFTLLANIPTTGVTTPGDRVGSYNLLNLRAGYRFWQQKAAAGYMRDAEVAVSVFNALNDEHKEHPLGDLIGRRVMGWLTLRF
- a CDS encoding PAS domain S-box protein, whose translation is MAPATLTHSILVVDDDPDIALGLQDLLDHDGYQVNVAMTCADALAQAGAHQYNAVLLDLGLPDGDGSSVLLTLHEQQPQLPVIILTAYTSTDRTVGSLTQGAFAYLTKPYNRDELRAVLQRAVGVQALAAKVEHAEHALHESEARFQSLVEAATDSIVLADHQGHILSWNRAAAHLFGYTDDEVRGQSLSMLMPARYRAAHERGLARVRETGQARLIGRLVELEGLRKDGTEFPLELSLAMWNTDEAIFYSGIIRDITQRRRAEDILDRLRHLHEVILTQAGEGIYGLDEAGRTTFINPTAAQLLGYEPSELIDQPMHVLLHHSHPDGRPYPLNHCPIYAALRDGLVHRVSTDVFWRKDGSPMPVEYVSTPIVEKGRMAGAVVVFRDISERKEAERAVEESQERFRQLAEHIREVFWITNPEKSRVIYISPGYEEIWGRSCDSLYAHPTSWLDALHPEDRPRIQEAAMNRQTLDVYDEEYRILRPDGSLRWIWDRAYPIRDASGQAYRIVGIAEDITESKRVEAELIDSERRYRALFDDNPTMYFMVDADGIVLSVNRFGADRLGYDPQELIGSSVVAVFHPADQDAVRRNLASCLSDMGQPKRWELRKVRKDGDVIWVRETAQAVRNEHQIPVVLIVCEDISAMKEAEMALHDSEELKNQILRSSADCIKVLDLDGRLQYMNDAGQELLQIEHVAAYTGKPWSEFWEGDDRDAAMAALEAARSGDIGKFVGFCPTTNGQPKWWDVQVTPMVDTQGYSRRLLAISRDITAYKQAQESLHASEERLEHVIRGSHDGFWDGHVLPGHPWHSPITPVWWSPRVREMLGYTEEEFPDILDSWISRLHPDDREGVFQRLNACMEQGVSHYDVEYRLLNKQQEYQWFHARAEVVQRDAQGRAIRMAGALQDITDRKRTEASLFLSEERLRMALAASDLGIWDWDVPSNRLYWSDGVEALFGLSPGSFAGTYPAYIGLIYLLDRGSTLTRIELSLRDHTSITIRHRVVWPDGTIHWLAWTGRIYRNADGAATRVLGIIHDTKGPTND